In Capillimicrobium parvum, a genomic segment contains:
- a CDS encoding DUF4430 domain-containing protein, protein MRYRFLRLFAVALVTLGLAATPALAVSTTVRIAGDTIGGTAVVNTPSANVPGMRCAGSSAAGALDVATAGNWDRQEFVSTILGESHAYAHSDYWAFWVNGSYSQVGACDYTVQAGDELLFYVQRDGPGFVGTVFPLYFSSVPAAVTAGAPFTVRVVRHVSDGNTTTPTPIAGATVTDGAGATATTGADGTATLVLGTPGTAKLQATAPASVPTPLATVAVSAAPVTEPGPAPPAPPAPGEPTPPAEPSTAAPPADRSAPLALIAGLRNGQHFSRRGAPRELHGTVADQGAVKQVQLRLERKRGKGCSSFSADRERFVKRSCGRGAAWFDAGDDASWSYLLPKRLGRGLYQLQVRATDAAGNRSTNASVRFRVR, encoded by the coding sequence ATGCGGTACAGGTTCCTCCGGCTCTTCGCCGTTGCCTTGGTGACCCTCGGCCTGGCGGCCACGCCGGCCCTCGCGGTGTCCACCACGGTGCGGATCGCCGGCGACACGATCGGCGGCACGGCCGTCGTCAACACGCCCTCGGCGAACGTTCCCGGGATGAGATGCGCCGGGTCCAGCGCCGCGGGCGCGCTCGACGTCGCGACCGCCGGCAACTGGGATCGCCAGGAGTTCGTGTCGACGATCCTCGGCGAGAGCCACGCCTACGCCCACAGCGACTACTGGGCGTTCTGGGTCAACGGCAGCTACAGCCAGGTCGGCGCGTGCGACTACACGGTGCAGGCCGGCGACGAGCTCCTGTTCTACGTCCAGCGCGACGGGCCCGGGTTCGTCGGAACGGTCTTCCCGCTGTACTTCTCGTCCGTCCCGGCGGCGGTGACCGCCGGCGCGCCGTTCACGGTCCGGGTCGTCCGCCACGTCAGCGACGGCAACACGACGACGCCCACGCCCATTGCGGGCGCGACGGTCACCGACGGCGCAGGCGCGACCGCCACGACCGGCGCCGACGGGACGGCGACGCTCGTCCTGGGTACGCCGGGCACGGCGAAGCTGCAGGCCACGGCGCCCGCATCGGTGCCGACGCCCTTGGCCACCGTCGCGGTGAGCGCCGCGCCGGTGACCGAACCCGGTCCCGCCCCGCCCGCGCCGCCGGCGCCGGGCGAGCCCACGCCTCCGGCCGAGCCATCGACCGCAGCGCCCCCGGCCGACCGCAGCGCGCCGCTCGCGCTCATCGCCGGCCTGCGCAACGGCCAGCACTTCTCGCGGCGCGGGGCCCCGCGCGAGCTGCACGGCACGGTCGCCGACCAGGGCGCCGTCAAGCAGGTGCAGCTGCGCCTCGAGCGCAAGCGCGGGAAGGGGTGCTCGTCGTTCAGCGCCGACCGGGAGCGGTTCGTCAAGCGCTCGTGCGGGCGCGGCGCGGCGTGGTTCGACGCGGGCGACGACGCGAGCTGGTCGTACCTGCTGCCCAAGCGGCTCGGGCGGGGGCTCTACCAGCTGCAGGTGCGCGCGACCGACGCCGCCGGCAACCGGTCCACGAACGCGAGCGTGCGGTTCCGTGTCCGGTAG
- a CDS encoding glycosyltransferase, producing the protein MTRTPTGPQLLRHGVAMGLLRAAAHLPRRRAQGSGPPKVHLLLLNAWGMGGTIRATLDLAGRLAEHHDVEVISLLRRRERPFFAFPPGVTVTALDDRRPGAPPRGGLARRLLASRPSHLMHPADRRAATCSLWTDLVLARRLLALGDGGVLIATRPGLNLVGAAVARPGLPTVGQEHMHRTAHATQLQRAMTRWYPRLDAVVTLTERDRAAHAAALGDPAAVVCIPNAGPPVAEPPAQLSEPVIVAAGRLTAQKAFGRLVRAFAIVAEHHPGWTLRIYGEGPQRPALERMIRDRGLTGRVQLMGRTRDLHGVLAGASVLALSSRFEGMPLVILEAFAAGVPVVSFDCPTGPGELIENGSEGLLVPDGDVRALGAALRLLAGDEPQRRRMGRAARVRAARQGPAAVTERWEALLRRLAPARPAERPAPRRVPSGAPAR; encoded by the coding sequence ATGACCAGGACGCCCACCGGCCCGCAGCTGCTTCGCCATGGGGTGGCGATGGGCCTTCTGCGCGCGGCGGCACACCTTCCCCGCCGCCGCGCGCAGGGCTCCGGTCCTCCGAAGGTCCACCTCCTCCTGCTCAACGCGTGGGGCATGGGAGGCACGATCCGCGCCACGCTCGACCTCGCCGGCCGGCTCGCCGAGCACCACGACGTCGAGGTCATCAGCCTCCTGCGCCGGCGCGAGCGGCCGTTCTTCGCGTTTCCCCCCGGCGTGACCGTGACGGCGCTCGACGACCGGCGCCCGGGCGCCCCGCCCCGCGGCGGGCTCGCGCGGCGGCTGCTCGCCTCCCGCCCCAGCCACCTCATGCACCCGGCCGATCGCCGCGCGGCCACCTGCAGCCTGTGGACGGACCTGGTCCTCGCACGGCGGCTGCTGGCGCTGGGCGACGGCGGCGTGCTGATCGCCACCCGCCCGGGCCTGAACCTCGTCGGTGCCGCCGTCGCGCGGCCCGGCCTGCCGACGGTCGGCCAGGAGCACATGCACCGCACGGCCCACGCGACGCAGCTGCAGCGGGCGATGACGCGCTGGTATCCGCGCCTGGACGCCGTCGTCACCCTCACCGAACGCGACCGCGCCGCGCATGCCGCCGCGCTCGGCGATCCGGCGGCGGTCGTGTGCATCCCGAACGCGGGGCCGCCCGTCGCCGAGCCGCCGGCGCAGCTGAGCGAGCCGGTCATCGTGGCGGCCGGGCGCCTGACGGCGCAGAAGGCGTTCGGCCGCCTCGTCCGCGCGTTCGCCATCGTCGCCGAGCACCACCCGGGGTGGACGCTGCGCATCTACGGCGAGGGGCCGCAGCGCCCGGCGCTCGAGCGCATGATCCGCGACCGCGGGCTCACCGGCCGCGTGCAGCTGATGGGGCGCACGCGCGACCTGCACGGCGTCCTCGCCGGCGCATCGGTGCTCGCGCTGAGCTCGCGCTTCGAAGGCATGCCGCTCGTCATCCTCGAGGCCTTCGCGGCCGGGGTGCCGGTGGTGAGCTTCGACTGCCCCACCGGGCCGGGCGAGCTCATCGAGAATGGGAGCGAAGGGCTGCTCGTCCCCGACGGCGACGTGCGGGCGCTCGGGGCGGCGCTGCGCCTCCTCGCCGGGGACGAGCCGCAGCGGCGGCGCATGGGCCGCGCGGCGCGGGTGCGGGCGGCGCGTCAGGGTCCCGCGGCGGTCACCGAGCGCTGGGAGGCCCTCCTGCGCCGGCTCGCGCCCGCCCGCCCGGCCGAGCGCCCCGCGCCCCGCCGCGTTCCCTCCGGGGCGCCTGCGCGCTAG
- a CDS encoding ABC transporter ATP-binding protein, with amino-acid sequence MTVLEIERLTYTHAGATRPSLRDVDLRIEDGEFVVLCGLSASGKSTLLRAACGLVPHFHGGTFGGRVTVAGLDTREHGPGDVAAHVGTLFQDPETQTVMGSVRAELGFGLENRGWPAAAVARGVEEAALALAIASLLDRPTNELSGGELQRVALGAALAGRPQLVLLDEPTSQLDPVAGDELVWLLRRLNEEWGTAIVLAEHRLERCLPAADRVIALVDGAVACDAPPGDFLAWAIDHEPSLATPAARMFSLAGLRPLPSGVKQARATLREHAIAPPAPADAPPPRRTKVKHPALAFERLWFERRGGRAVLRGIDLALAPGERVALMGRNGAGKSTLLRHANGLLEPTRGRVRAGGPVALLLQNPGDLLLAERAGDEVDADTLHANCLAHLADRHPRDLSGGERQRLALAIVTAGATPPAALCLDEPTRGMDRAHKGELAAHIAAFAERGTAVLVATHDPEFAVAFAQRVILMGEGDVIADDDPHRVLTGGWYFATETARVCGALTPAEGAELLRSGMREAPRP; translated from the coding sequence ATGACCGTCCTCGAGATCGAGCGCCTCACGTACACGCACGCCGGCGCGACGCGGCCCTCGCTGCGCGACGTGGACCTGCGCATCGAGGACGGCGAGTTCGTCGTGCTCTGCGGGCTCTCGGCATCCGGCAAGTCGACGCTGCTGCGCGCCGCCTGCGGCCTGGTCCCCCACTTCCACGGCGGGACGTTCGGCGGCCGGGTGACCGTCGCCGGCCTCGACACGCGCGAGCACGGGCCCGGCGACGTCGCCGCGCACGTCGGCACGCTGTTCCAGGATCCGGAGACCCAGACGGTCATGGGCAGCGTCCGCGCCGAGCTCGGCTTCGGCCTGGAGAACCGCGGCTGGCCGGCGGCGGCGGTCGCGCGCGGCGTCGAGGAGGCGGCGCTCGCGCTGGCCATCGCCTCGCTGCTCGACCGCCCGACCAACGAGCTCTCCGGCGGCGAGCTGCAGCGCGTCGCGCTCGGCGCCGCGCTGGCCGGGCGCCCGCAGCTCGTGCTGCTCGACGAGCCGACCTCGCAGCTCGATCCCGTCGCCGGCGACGAGCTCGTGTGGCTGCTGCGCCGGCTCAACGAGGAGTGGGGCACCGCGATCGTCCTCGCCGAGCACCGGCTCGAGCGCTGCCTGCCCGCCGCCGACCGCGTCATCGCGCTCGTCGACGGCGCCGTCGCCTGCGACGCGCCGCCCGGCGACTTCCTCGCCTGGGCAATCGACCACGAGCCCTCGCTGGCCACCCCGGCCGCGCGGATGTTCTCGCTGGCCGGCCTGCGCCCGCTGCCGAGCGGCGTCAAGCAGGCGCGCGCGACGCTGCGCGAGCACGCGATCGCGCCGCCCGCGCCGGCCGACGCCCCGCCGCCGCGCCGCACGAAGGTCAAGCACCCGGCGCTCGCCTTCGAGCGCCTGTGGTTCGAGCGCCGCGGCGGGCGCGCCGTGCTGCGCGGCATCGACCTCGCGCTGGCGCCCGGCGAGCGGGTCGCGCTCATGGGCCGCAACGGCGCCGGCAAGTCGACGCTGCTGCGCCACGCCAACGGGCTCCTCGAGCCGACTCGCGGACGCGTGCGCGCGGGCGGGCCGGTCGCGCTGCTGCTGCAGAACCCGGGCGACCTCCTGCTCGCCGAGCGCGCGGGCGACGAGGTCGACGCGGACACGCTGCACGCGAACTGCCTCGCGCACCTCGCCGACCGCCATCCGCGCGACCTGTCGGGCGGCGAGCGCCAGCGGCTCGCGCTGGCGATCGTGACGGCGGGCGCCACGCCGCCCGCTGCGCTGTGCCTCGACGAGCCGACCCGCGGCATGGACCGCGCGCACAAGGGCGAGCTCGCCGCGCACATCGCGGCCTTCGCCGAGCGCGGCACGGCGGTGCTCGTCGCGACCCACGACCCGGAGTTCGCGGTCGCGTTCGCCCAGCGGGTCATCCTGATGGGCGAGGGCGACGTCATCGCCGACGACGACCCGCACCGGGTGCTCACCGGCGGCTGGTACTTCGCGACCGAGACGGCGCGGGTGTGCGGCGCGCTGACGCCCGCCGAGGGCGCCGAGCTGCTGCGCTCCGGGATGCGGGAGGCGCCGCGGCCATGA
- a CDS encoding energy-coupling factor transporter transmembrane component T, translated as MTYQRRASPLHAARASVACAWCAALVACALANAHPVVLVAVVAATVGAAAAAGVAREVGRFTLLVGLPLAVLFVVINPLVAREGFTVVLRLGGVGPLGELDITREALVYGAVLGLRALAVIAACSLYAAAVDPDQVLRLFRRAGFRSALTATLATRMVGVLAADGRRLADGQRCRPGPKASRLALVRAVASGALDRATDVAATLEVRGYGGARRPPSERRPWSRHDVAFALSALVLLVAGAGGAIAGVANVDAYPLTRIDGGAGPLVLGAVVLAAALAPFADRHGIAR; from the coding sequence GTGACCTACCAGCGCCGCGCGAGTCCGCTGCACGCCGCGCGTGCGTCCGTGGCGTGCGCGTGGTGCGCCGCGCTCGTGGCCTGCGCGCTCGCCAACGCCCACCCTGTGGTCCTCGTCGCCGTCGTCGCCGCCACGGTCGGCGCGGCGGCCGCGGCCGGCGTCGCGCGCGAGGTCGGCCGCTTCACGCTGCTCGTCGGCCTGCCGCTCGCGGTCCTGTTCGTCGTCATCAACCCGCTCGTCGCGCGCGAGGGCTTCACGGTCGTCCTGCGGCTCGGCGGGGTCGGGCCGCTGGGCGAGCTCGACATCACGCGCGAAGCGCTGGTCTACGGCGCCGTGCTCGGGCTGCGCGCGCTGGCCGTCATCGCCGCCTGCTCGCTGTACGCCGCCGCGGTCGATCCCGACCAGGTCCTGCGCCTCTTCCGCCGCGCGGGGTTCCGGTCCGCCCTGACCGCCACGCTGGCCACGCGGATGGTCGGCGTCCTGGCGGCGGACGGACGGCGCCTGGCCGACGGGCAGCGCTGCCGCCCGGGGCCGAAGGCGTCGCGGCTGGCGCTCGTGAGGGCCGTCGCGTCGGGCGCGCTGGACCGCGCCACCGACGTCGCCGCCACGCTCGAGGTCCGCGGCTACGGCGGCGCCCGCCGCCCCCCGAGCGAGCGCCGCCCGTGGTCGCGCCACGACGTCGCCTTCGCCCTCTCCGCGCTCGTGCTGCTCGTGGCCGGCGCCGGGGGCGCGATCGCCGGCGTGGCGAACGTCGACGCCTACCCCCTCACGCGGATCGACGGCGGCGCCGGCCCGCTCGTCCTCGGCGCCGTCGTCCTCGCCGCCGCGCTCGCGCCGTTCGCCGACCGCCACGGGATCGCGCGATGA
- a CDS encoding response regulator transcription factor, which yields MSHRLLVVEDDADLRSVLRRGLSEEGFDVTAVADGAAALAASGDEPDALVIDIGLPDADGRDVCQALRARGTNAPVLFLTARDALTDRLSGFSAGGDDYLTKPFHFAELVARLRALLRRTGADASVAVREGLRLDPTAHAIRSGDAEVLLTPTEFRLLAALAARPGTVLRRAELVRSAWPDGAIVHDNTLDQYLARLRRKLRAAGADEAIATVHGVGYRMVAGPATLDPG from the coding sequence ATGTCGCATCGCCTGCTGGTCGTCGAGGACGATGCCGACCTGCGGTCGGTCCTGCGCCGCGGGCTCAGCGAGGAGGGCTTCGACGTGACCGCGGTCGCCGACGGCGCCGCGGCGCTGGCCGCGTCCGGCGACGAGCCCGACGCGCTCGTGATCGACATCGGCCTGCCCGACGCCGACGGCCGCGACGTCTGCCAGGCGCTGCGCGCCCGCGGGACGAACGCGCCGGTGCTGTTCCTCACGGCCCGCGACGCGCTGACCGACCGGCTGTCGGGCTTCAGCGCGGGCGGCGACGACTACCTGACCAAGCCGTTTCACTTCGCCGAGCTCGTGGCCCGGCTGCGGGCGCTGCTGCGCCGGACCGGCGCCGACGCGAGCGTCGCGGTGCGGGAGGGCCTGCGGCTCGATCCCACCGCGCACGCCATCCGCAGCGGCGACGCGGAGGTGCTGCTGACACCGACCGAGTTCCGCCTGCTGGCGGCGCTGGCGGCGCGCCCCGGGACGGTCCTGCGGCGCGCCGAGCTCGTGCGCTCGGCCTGGCCGGACGGCGCGATCGTCCACGACAACACGCTCGACCAGTACCTCGCGCGCCTTCGCCGCAAGCTGCGCGCGGCCGGCGCCGATGAGGCGATCGCCACGGTGCACGGGGTCGGGTACCGCATGGTGGCCGGCCCCGCAACCCTCGACCCGGGATGA
- a CDS encoding S8 family serine peptidase, whose amino-acid sequence MRKLASLVALVAATGSAGTVAGAASAATDESGARTYVVVYKDGASAAQAREDIARAGGRIVRENTAIGVATVEAESAAFADKAASSSALEGAAQNDPIGSVPQQRRKGQRELERVQGQRDASRGQRGRRFDRGAQAPGMVTGDPLSSLQWDMRMIDATPDGSYAVTQGTHDVRVGIIDTGIDGSHPDIAPNFDRELSRNFTVDDPVVDGPCEEEADQSCEDPADVDEDGHGTHVAGTIGAPLNGVGIGGVAPGVDLVSLRAGQDSGYFFLGPVLDALTYAGDHGVDVVNMSFYIDPWLFNCSSNPADSPAEQREQRLVVTATQRAIGYARDHGVTTIAAEGNGHTDLGRPVVDDTSPDYPDQESSPHHRDIDNSCLSMPTEADGVIGVTSVGPSERKAYYSDYGVEQADVSAPGGDFRDNFGTSLYRSPTNLILAPYPASLAAANGDIDETGTPTTPFVVADCTSGTCSYYQYLQGTSMAAPHAVGVAALIVARYGRRDRQNGGVRADPDLVEQVLKATADDHACPEQNPFDYPDPDLGDEYTALCEGSDSFNGFYGEGIVNALDAVTGRRGHHRPDR is encoded by the coding sequence ATGAGGAAGCTCGCTTCGCTCGTGGCGCTGGTCGCCGCGACAGGCAGCGCAGGCACCGTAGCCGGGGCGGCTTCGGCCGCCACCGACGAGTCGGGTGCCCGCACCTACGTCGTCGTCTACAAGGACGGCGCATCGGCCGCGCAGGCCCGGGAGGACATCGCGCGCGCCGGCGGACGGATCGTCCGCGAGAACACGGCGATCGGCGTCGCCACGGTCGAGGCGGAGTCGGCCGCCTTCGCCGACAAGGCCGCATCGAGCAGCGCGCTCGAGGGGGCGGCCCAGAACGACCCGATCGGGTCGGTCCCGCAGCAGCGGCGCAAGGGCCAGCGCGAACTCGAGCGCGTCCAGGGCCAGCGCGACGCGTCGCGCGGTCAGCGCGGCCGGCGCTTCGACCGCGGCGCGCAGGCTCCGGGCATGGTGACGGGCGACCCGCTGTCCTCGCTGCAGTGGGACATGCGGATGATCGACGCGACGCCCGACGGCTCGTACGCCGTCACGCAGGGCACGCACGACGTACGCGTCGGGATCATCGACACGGGCATCGACGGCAGTCATCCGGACATCGCGCCGAACTTCGACCGCGAGCTGAGCCGGAACTTCACCGTCGACGACCCGGTGGTCGACGGGCCGTGCGAGGAGGAGGCCGACCAGTCGTGCGAGGACCCGGCGGACGTCGACGAGGACGGCCACGGGACGCACGTCGCCGGGACGATCGGCGCACCGCTGAACGGCGTCGGCATCGGGGGCGTCGCCCCGGGCGTCGACCTCGTCAGCCTGCGCGCCGGCCAGGACTCGGGCTACTTCTTCCTGGGCCCGGTCCTCGACGCGCTGACCTACGCCGGCGACCACGGCGTCGACGTGGTCAACATGTCGTTCTACATCGACCCGTGGCTGTTCAACTGCTCCTCGAACCCGGCGGACTCGCCGGCCGAGCAGCGCGAGCAGCGACTGGTCGTCACGGCGACGCAACGGGCGATCGGCTACGCCCGCGACCACGGCGTCACGACGATCGCCGCGGAGGGCAACGGGCACACCGACCTCGGCAGGCCCGTGGTCGACGACACCAGCCCGGACTACCCGGACCAGGAGAGCTCGCCGCACCACCGCGACATCGACAACTCGTGCCTGTCGATGCCGACGGAGGCCGACGGCGTGATCGGCGTGACCTCGGTCGGGCCGAGCGAGCGCAAGGCCTACTACTCCGATTACGGGGTCGAGCAGGCCGACGTGTCGGCGCCCGGCGGCGACTTCCGCGACAACTTCGGGACGTCGCTCTACCGGTCGCCCACGAACCTCATCCTGGCGCCGTACCCGGCGTCGCTGGCCGCGGCCAACGGCGACATCGACGAGACCGGCACGCCGACGACCCCGTTCGTGGTCGCCGACTGCACGTCGGGCACCTGCTCGTACTACCAGTACCTGCAGGGCACGTCGATGGCGGCGCCGCACGCGGTGGGCGTCGCGGCGCTCATCGTGGCGCGCTACGGCAGGCGCGATCGCCAGAACGGCGGCGTGCGGGCCGATCCGGACCTGGTCGAGCAGGTGCTCAAGGCGACGGCGGACGACCACGCCTGCCCCGAGCAGAACCCGTTCGACTACCCGGACCCGGACCTCGGTGACGAGTACACCGCCCTGTGCGAGGGCAGCGACTCGTTCAACGGGTTCTACGGCGAGGGCATCGTCAACGCGCTCGACGCGGTGACGGGCCGGCGGGGCCACCACCGCCCGGACCGGTAG
- a CDS encoding prenyltransferase/squalene oxidase repeat-containing protein — translation MSGSARRRRVGVVLATAAVATAAGAIVGSAPAAGATAAQRALGYVARAQNADGGLPGAPGGRSAALTTQWGALGVAAAGRPPASMHRRGGRSLAAAVRADAGRARSTGDVERSILALRASRQRVPGGLVRRLLSRRRADGSFDGLVNWTAFGVMALRAAGRSTSDGAVRGGVRFLLRQQNRDGGWNFQGRGGRSGIDDTAAALQGLVAGGQSRGSAPVRRGARFVAAQQRPDGGFPLQPGGPSNAQSTAWAVQAFVATGRNPDGVRRGGSRTPLAFLRSLQAADGSVRYSRTSGQTPVWVTAQALTAFARRAFPLR, via the coding sequence GTGTCCGGTAGCGCCCGGCGCCGGCGCGTCGGCGTCGTCCTCGCCACCGCCGCGGTGGCGACCGCCGCCGGCGCCATCGTCGGATCCGCCCCCGCGGCGGGCGCGACCGCGGCGCAGCGCGCGCTGGGCTACGTCGCGCGCGCGCAGAACGCCGACGGGGGGCTGCCCGGCGCGCCGGGCGGCCGCTCCGCCGCACTGACCACCCAATGGGGCGCGCTCGGCGTCGCGGCCGCCGGACGGCCGCCAGCATCGATGCACCGCCGCGGCGGGCGCTCGCTCGCCGCCGCCGTGCGCGCGGACGCCGGCCGGGCCCGCTCGACCGGCGACGTCGAGCGCTCGATCCTCGCGCTGCGCGCATCGCGCCAGCGCGTGCCGGGCGGGCTCGTGCGCCGGCTGCTGTCGCGCCGCCGCGCCGACGGCTCGTTCGACGGGCTGGTGAACTGGACGGCGTTCGGCGTCATGGCGCTGCGTGCCGCCGGGCGCTCGACGAGCGACGGCGCGGTGCGCGGCGGCGTCCGGTTCCTGCTGCGCCAGCAGAACCGCGACGGCGGCTGGAACTTCCAGGGCCGCGGCGGGCGCAGCGGGATCGACGACACCGCGGCCGCGCTGCAGGGCCTCGTCGCGGGCGGGCAGTCGCGAGGCTCGGCGCCGGTGCGCCGCGGGGCCCGCTTCGTCGCCGCCCAGCAGCGCCCCGACGGCGGCTTCCCGCTGCAGCCCGGCGGGCCGTCCAACGCCCAGTCGACCGCGTGGGCGGTGCAGGCGTTCGTCGCCACGGGGCGCAACCCCGATGGCGTGCGCCGCGGCGGCAGCCGCACCCCGCTCGCGTTCCTGCGCTCGCTGCAGGCGGCCGACGGCTCGGTGCGCTACTCGCGCACGAGCGGCCAGACGCCGGTGTGGGTCACCGCGCAGGCGCTGACCGCCTTCGCGCGCCGGGCGTTCCCGCTGCGATGA
- a CDS encoding ECF transporter S component, giving the protein MSWAFASLAILSVALLAGFAWYERTHPPSKVIALVATLAALAALGRIAFAPIPNVKPTTDIVLIAGFALGGAPGFVVGAVAALASNLFFGQGPWTPWQMVAWGLVGLLGAVLARAGRGRARRVPMALWCGAAGLMFGAIMDLSTWTTFAGGHTLDEYLVISGTSLPWNLAHAAGNVAFYLAFGPALVTALQRFRSRLDVRWLTVE; this is encoded by the coding sequence ATGAGCTGGGCCTTCGCCTCGCTGGCGATCCTCTCGGTCGCCCTGCTCGCCGGGTTCGCCTGGTACGAGCGCACGCACCCGCCGTCGAAGGTCATCGCGCTCGTCGCGACCCTGGCCGCACTGGCCGCGCTGGGCCGCATCGCCTTCGCCCCCATCCCGAACGTCAAGCCGACGACCGACATCGTCCTCATCGCCGGCTTCGCGCTCGGCGGCGCGCCCGGCTTCGTCGTCGGCGCCGTCGCCGCGCTGGCGTCGAACCTGTTCTTCGGCCAGGGCCCGTGGACGCCATGGCAGATGGTCGCGTGGGGGCTGGTCGGCCTGCTCGGGGCCGTCCTCGCCCGCGCCGGCCGGGGCCGGGCCCGCCGCGTCCCGATGGCGCTGTGGTGCGGCGCGGCCGGGCTCATGTTCGGCGCGATCATGGATCTCTCGACGTGGACCACGTTCGCCGGCGGGCACACGCTCGACGAGTACCTCGTCATCTCGGGCACGTCGCTGCCCTGGAACCTCGCGCACGCCGCCGGCAACGTCGCGTTCTACCTCGCGTTCGGCCCGGCGCTCGTCACCGCGCTGCAGCGGTTCCGCAGCCGGCTCGACGTCCGCTGGCTGACAGTCGAGTGA
- a CDS encoding DUF4430 domain-containing protein, producing MSRLAGLAAVLGCALALAGCGVGAGESEPDVALVVTRDFGAHQLGERTGATQGQDTIMRYLQRAFDVKTRYGGGFVQAIDGLAGGTARGRMVDWFFYVNGVEAGQGATGIRVRAGDRIWWDHHRWDGAQRSPAVVGAYPEPFVHGLHRGWETSVACHVADEKLCAKVRERLDDDGATAAPAMSAGPRLRVLIGPWAALRRDRAGGLLADGPRASGVFARFAEGGRTLQLLDDRGDAARTLGPGTGLIAATRYQDEPPTWFVTGTDANGIAAAVDALDAEKLRRHFAVAVGPGDAPPTPLPVEGAGR from the coding sequence ATGAGCCGCCTCGCCGGCCTCGCCGCCGTGCTGGGCTGCGCGCTCGCGCTCGCCGGGTGCGGCGTCGGGGCCGGCGAGAGCGAGCCGGACGTCGCGCTCGTCGTCACCCGCGACTTCGGCGCCCATCAGCTCGGCGAGCGGACCGGTGCGACGCAGGGGCAGGACACGATCATGCGCTACCTCCAGCGCGCCTTCGACGTGAAGACCCGCTACGGCGGCGGGTTCGTCCAGGCGATCGACGGCCTGGCCGGCGGGACCGCCCGCGGGCGGATGGTCGACTGGTTCTTCTACGTCAACGGCGTCGAGGCGGGCCAGGGCGCGACGGGGATCCGCGTGCGGGCCGGCGACCGCATCTGGTGGGACCACCACCGGTGGGACGGCGCCCAGCGCTCGCCCGCCGTCGTCGGCGCGTACCCGGAGCCGTTCGTGCACGGCCTGCACCGCGGCTGGGAGACCTCCGTCGCCTGCCACGTCGCGGATGAGAAGCTGTGCGCGAAGGTGCGCGAACGCCTCGACGACGACGGTGCCACCGCCGCGCCCGCGATGAGCGCGGGGCCGCGCCTTCGCGTCCTGATCGGCCCCTGGGCCGCGCTGCGCCGTGACCGCGCGGGCGGGCTGCTGGCCGACGGTCCGCGGGCGTCCGGCGTGTTCGCCCGGTTCGCCGAGGGCGGGCGAACCCTGCAACTCCTCGACGACCGCGGCGACGCCGCGCGGACGCTCGGGCCCGGCACCGGCCTGATCGCCGCCACGCGCTACCAGGACGAGCCGCCGACGTGGTTCGTGACCGGCACGGACGCGAACGGGATCGCCGCGGCGGTCGATGCGCTCGACGCCGAGAAGCTGCGCCGCCACTTCGCGGTCGCGGTGGGCCCGGGCGACGCGCCGCCCACGCCGCTGCCCGTCGAGGGCGCCGGGCGGTGA